The sequence below is a genomic window from Citricoccus muralis.
GCAGGAGGCTTCGCTCTATGTTTGTGGAATCACTCCCTATGATGCGACTCACCTGGGACACGCCAATACCTACGTGAGCTTCGATTTGCTGTTGCGCTATTGGCGCGCCAGCGGCCTCAAAGTCAGCTATGTCCAAAACGTCACCGACGTCGACGATCCGCTCCTGGAACGTGCCGAGGCCACGGGCGTGGATTGGCGCGAACTGGCCGAATCGCAGACCGATTTGTTCCGTGCCGACATGGAAGCCCTGAACGTGATCGCCCCCGACCACTATCTGGGAGCGACGGAAACCGTGGACTGGGTGGTCGACGCGGTGTCGACCCTGATCGACAAGGGTGTGGCTTACCGGGTGCCGGCGGATCCGAAGGATGATTTGTCCGTGGATGGCGATGTTTACTTCTCGGTGGATACCGCCGAAGCACAGACCTCTTGGACACTCGGTTCCGTGGGTGGTCTCAGCCTCGAGGACATGACCGAGGTGTTCCCGGAGCGCGGTGGTGACCCGCAGCGTCCGGGCAAACGCAATCCTTTCGACCCCTTGCTGTGGCGGGCCGCCCGTGAAGGCGAACCGGTGTGGGACGGTGGTCAGCTCGGCCCCGGACGCCCCGGTTGGCATATTGAGTGTTCCTGCATCGCCCGACGGCTGCTACCTGCCCCCTTCTCGGTTCAGGGTGGAGGCGCCGATCTGCGTTTCCCACACCACGAATTCTCAGCGGCCCACGCAACCGCCGTGGACGGTAAGCCCTTGGCGGAGGCCTTCTTGCACGCCGGCATGGTGGGCCTGGACGGCGTGAAAATGTCCAAATCCCTGGGCAATTTGGTGTTGGTTTCGCAGTTACGCCGGCGGGGCGTCGAGCCCGTGGCGATTCGTGCTTTGCTGCTCAGTCACCATTACCGCACGGACTGGTCATTCACCGAAGAAGAACTCGGCCAGGCCCAAGCCCGGGTGGAAGGCTGGCGCTCAGCACTGGGCCAGCCCGCTGCCGCACAGGGGTCCGCGCTCTATGCCCAACTACACGACGCCCTCTCGGACGATCTCAACGCACCGGCGGCGCTGCTGCACGTGGATGCGTGGGCCGAACGCGTCCACAACGGCGAGACCGAAGGTGACGCTGCAGCCTCAGACCAAACGGTCGAGCCGACGGTGGCTGAGGTGCTCAACGGTCTCCTCGGCCTGGTGCTGTGATTCAGCCTTGGTCGCGACGCTTCAGATAGCGTTCAAATTCGCGGGCGATCGACTCGCCACTCGCTTCCGGTAGCTCTTCAGTGTCGCGGGCTTGTTCTAAGCGACGGATATAGTCCGCGATCTCCGGATCCTCATCGGCGAGGTCGTTGACGCCGCGTTCCCAGGCTGCCGCGTCGTCAGCACGATCTTGCAGGTTCAGCCGCACGTCGACGAGCTGTTCCAGTTCCTTCAGCAGTGCCAGCTGAGCCTTAGGGGAGGGCGACTGGGCCACATAGTGAGGGACCGGTGCCCACATGGACACGGTCGTGGTGCCCACCTTCTCTGCCGTCGCACTGATCACCCCAACGATGCCGGTGGGCCCCTCATAGCTAGGTGCACGGGCCCCGACCGCGGTACGTACGGCGTCGTCGCCGGAGGTCAGGGTCGGACTCAGGGGGCGAGAATGGGGCGTGTCGGAGAGCAGCGCCCCCACGAGCACGATGGCGTCGATGCGGTGTTCGGCCGCTGTGGTGAGTAATTCGGCGGTGAAGGACTTCCACCGGAAGTTCGGCTCGACGCCCAGCATCAAAAACAGTTCCGCAGGGGTATCAGGGGACTGACACTGCAACAATCGTGTTTGCGGCCAGGCAATATCGCTACGACCGTCCGCCAGCCGCGTCACCACGGGCCGATTCACCTGATAGTCGTAGTACTCATCGGCGTTGAGCACGGAGACTTGCTGCGCATCGAGTTGTCGCCCGACTTCTTCAACAGCGTCCGTGGCTGCCTCTCCCGCGTCATTCCACCCTTCGAAAGCAACCAGCAGAATACGGGGCCGGTGAGTAACCTCAGGATCGGCGAGCAGGTGATCGACCAGAGACCGGTGCTCGGCGGCGGAAGGCTGGTTGTCGTCCGTCATACACATCCCCGTACTCGTCTGCTTGTCGTTCACCTTCACCCTAGCCCTCTATCGCGGCAGAAGTCAGCATGTGGGCTGAACTAGACTTGGTGCATGGTTCCATCGCCGTCCTTCGCACCGACGCCCGCGAACCGCGCAGAGAGCTACCGATGAGATTCCGAGGGGTGCCCCTGACCATCTCATGGTCCTGGCTCGTGTTCGCGGCCGTCATCACCATGCTGTTCCTGCCGACAGTGCGAGCAGTGATGCCCGCGGCTTCCACCGTCGCACATCTGCTGATGGCGCTGTGCTTCGCAGGACTGCTCCTTCTCATTGTCATTCTGCACGAGGCGTCCCATGCCGTGGCCGCCGGAATTTTCGGCTGGCCGGTGCACCGCATCCATGTCTCGCTCTGGGGCGGGGAGACCCGCTATTCCGTGGGCGACACCGGAGCACCCCCTACCCCCGGCCGCATGCTGGTGGTGGCGTTGGCCGGACCTGCCGCCAATGTGGCCGCGGCCGGGCTCGGCATCGCGCTGACCTACCTGTGGATCCCCGGAGCAGCCGGGTCGTTGCTGTTGCTTTATTGGATCTACGCAAATTGGTTGATTGCTGCGTTCAATCTGCTGCCCGGTCATCCGCTCGACGGCGGACGGCTGGTGGAGTCCGCCGTCTGGAAGGCCACCGGTGACCCGCACCGTGGCCGTCTCGCAGCCGGCTGGGCAGGCCGCTGTGTCGCCGTCGCGGTGGCCCTGGCCGGACTGCTCTTTCCGTTGCTTCACGCTGGTGAGCTCGACCCGTTCTATCTGTTGATTGGAATGCTGATGGCGGTGTTCCTCTGGAGTGCGGCGTCCGGGGCCATTCACCAATCGCGTTCCGAACTGACCGCGCGTCGGATTTCTGCTGAGATGCTGATGCACGCCGCCGTCACGGTATCCATCCGTGCAACCGTGGCTGATCTGATCCGCGCCCAAGTTTGTGGGGCTGACCCGGAG
It includes:
- the mshC gene encoding cysteine--1-D-myo-inosityl 2-amino-2-deoxy-alpha-D-glucopyranoside ligase — encoded protein: MRSWPTTDIPQLPVLPNALRIWDTASGALQPAGTQQEASLYVCGITPYDATHLGHANTYVSFDLLLRYWRASGLKVSYVQNVTDVDDPLLERAEATGVDWRELAESQTDLFRADMEALNVIAPDHYLGATETVDWVVDAVSTLIDKGVAYRVPADPKDDLSVDGDVYFSVDTAEAQTSWTLGSVGGLSLEDMTEVFPERGGDPQRPGKRNPFDPLLWRAAREGEPVWDGGQLGPGRPGWHIECSCIARRLLPAPFSVQGGGADLRFPHHEFSAAHATAVDGKPLAEAFLHAGMVGLDGVKMSKSLGNLVLVSQLRRRGVEPVAIRALLLSHHYRTDWSFTEEELGQAQARVEGWRSALGQPAAAQGSALYAQLHDALSDDLNAPAALLHVDAWAERVHNGETEGDAAASDQTVEPTVAEVLNGLLGLVL
- a CDS encoding proteasome assembly chaperone family protein — protein: MTDDNQPSAAEHRSLVDHLLADPEVTHRPRILLVAFEGWNDAGEAATDAVEEVGRQLDAQQVSVLNADEYYDYQVNRPVVTRLADGRSDIAWPQTRLLQCQSPDTPAELFLMLGVEPNFRWKSFTAELLTTAAEHRIDAIVLVGALLSDTPHSRPLSPTLTSGDDAVRTAVGARAPSYEGPTGIVGVISATAEKVGTTTVSMWAPVPHYVAQSPSPKAQLALLKELEQLVDVRLNLQDRADDAAAWERGVNDLADEDPEIADYIRRLEQARDTEELPEASGESIAREFERYLKRRDQG
- a CDS encoding site-2 protease family protein; translation: MPLTISWSWLVFAAVITMLFLPTVRAVMPAASTVAHLLMALCFAGLLLLIVILHEASHAVAAGIFGWPVHRIHVSLWGGETRYSVGDTGAPPTPGRMLVVALAGPAANVAAAGLGIALTYLWIPGAAGSLLLLYWIYANWLIAAFNLLPGHPLDGGRLVESAVWKATGDPHRGRLAAGWAGRCVAVAVALAGLLFPLLHAGELDPFYLLIGMLMAVFLWSAASGAIHQSRSELTARRISAEMLMHAAVTVSIRATVADLIRAQVCGADPETGEDTDPPVQVIVPDGTSSRPVALGLVDPRAVAGVDPAEADVTPVMSVAREVNPYAVVPLTATGMQLMRRSEETAPSPLIVYDDRAGIVGVIYRADLLQLLASPVLRHG